The Bradyrhizobium ottawaense genome window below encodes:
- the lipA gene encoding lipoyl synthase, which yields MVVIVDTITNPLRPRHPEKVNRPDSASPPKPDWIRVRAPNTRGYGETRNIVRANGLHTVCEEAGCPNIGECWDKKHATFMIMGDTCTRACAFCNVKTGLPNALDAAEPENVAEATAKLGLAHVVITSVDRDDLADGGAEHFAQTIRAIRAACPSTTIEILTPDFLRKEGALEVVVAAKPDVFNHNLETVPSRYLTVRPGARYFHSIRLLQRVKELDPTIFTKSGIMVGLGEERHEVQQVMDDLRSAEVDFLTIGQYLQPTRKHHAVMRYVPPDEFASYEKVAYTKGFLMVSASPLTRSSHHAGEDFARLRAARAATAR from the coding sequence ATGGTCGTTATTGTCGATACCATCACGAACCCGCTGCGCCCGCGCCACCCCGAAAAGGTGAATCGCCCTGACTCCGCTTCGCCGCCGAAGCCGGACTGGATCCGCGTGCGCGCGCCCAATACCCGCGGCTACGGCGAGACCCGCAACATCGTGCGCGCCAACGGCCTGCACACGGTGTGCGAGGAAGCGGGCTGCCCGAACATCGGCGAGTGCTGGGACAAAAAGCACGCCACCTTCATGATCATGGGTGACACCTGCACCCGCGCCTGCGCCTTCTGCAACGTCAAGACCGGCCTGCCCAATGCGCTGGATGCAGCCGAGCCTGAGAACGTCGCCGAGGCGACCGCCAAGCTCGGCCTTGCCCATGTCGTCATCACCTCCGTGGACCGCGACGATCTCGCTGACGGCGGCGCCGAGCATTTTGCCCAGACCATCCGCGCGATCCGGGCGGCGTGCCCCTCGACCACGATCGAGATCCTGACGCCGGACTTCCTGCGCAAGGAGGGGGCGCTCGAGGTGGTCGTTGCCGCCAAGCCCGACGTCTTCAACCACAATCTCGAGACCGTGCCGTCGCGCTATCTCACGGTGCGGCCGGGCGCGCGCTATTTCCATTCGATCCGGCTGTTGCAGCGGGTCAAGGAGCTCGATCCCACCATCTTCACCAAGTCCGGCATCATGGTCGGCCTCGGCGAGGAGCGCCACGAGGTGCAGCAGGTGATGGACGATCTGCGCTCCGCCGAGGTCGATTTCCTGACCATCGGCCAGTACCTGCAGCCGACCCGCAAGCACCACGCCGTGATGCGCTACGTGCCGCCGGACGAGTTCGCCTCTTACGAGAAGGTCGCCTACACCAAGGGCTTCCTGATGGTGTCGGCGAGCCCGCTCACCCGCTCGTCGCATCATGCCGGCGAGGATTTTGCGAGACTGAGGGCCGCGCGGGCCGCAACCGCCCGCTGA
- a CDS encoding b(o/a)3-type cytochrome-c oxidase subunit 1, with product MLVNRKLILAHFWLAFAVFGIALTLGAWQMFIRSPIGTWLSNPELYYRSLTAHGTVMGYVFPTLVAMAFGYAISESALQQRLVGVRWAWAGFWLIVAGSIMAVIPIAMGRASVLYTFYPPLIGNVFYYLGVVLVVVGSWIWVALMSINLRVWRKANPGAPVPLAMFANVAGSYLWAWTAVGAALELLLQIIPVAAGLKATIDAGLARIFFSWTLHAIVYFWLMPTYIAYYTIVPRAIGGRVYSDSMARISFILFLVVAMPIGMHHTFADPQVGAGFKFIHSAFTALVALPTLLTVFTICASVEIAARLRGGRGMFGWIGALPWDNPMMLALAFSFIMLGFGGAGGLINMSYQLDASIHNTQWITGHFHLIFGGAIVIMYFAIAYDLWPHLTGRELIDIRLIRTQLWLWFIGMIVTTFPWHWVGILGMPRRMAYFDFGDPAIAPQAFSVTLSAIGGFILLASGIMFIVILARGMRAPQIDAGPYRFALAVHEPKTVPVALNTHALWVALMIGLTLTNYGYPILNLALSSGTSVPAVYVGAQ from the coding sequence GTGTTGGTCAATAGGAAGCTCATCCTCGCCCATTTCTGGCTGGCCTTCGCCGTATTCGGCATCGCGCTCACGCTCGGCGCCTGGCAGATGTTCATCCGCAGCCCGATCGGCACCTGGCTCTCCAACCCCGAGCTCTATTACCGCTCGCTGACCGCCCACGGCACGGTGATGGGCTACGTCTTCCCGACCCTGGTGGCGATGGCATTCGGCTACGCCATCAGCGAGTCCGCGCTGCAGCAGCGCCTGGTCGGCGTGCGCTGGGCCTGGGCAGGATTCTGGTTGATCGTCGCCGGCAGCATCATGGCGGTGATTCCGATCGCAATGGGGCGTGCCTCGGTGCTCTACACCTTCTATCCGCCGCTGATCGGCAACGTCTTCTACTATCTCGGCGTCGTCCTGGTGGTGGTCGGCTCGTGGATCTGGGTCGCGCTGATGTCGATTAACTTGCGCGTCTGGCGCAAGGCCAATCCCGGCGCGCCAGTGCCGCTCGCCATGTTCGCCAACGTCGCGGGCTCGTATTTGTGGGCTTGGACCGCGGTCGGCGCCGCGCTCGAGCTGCTGCTCCAGATCATTCCGGTTGCGGCGGGCCTCAAGGCCACCATCGATGCCGGCCTGGCGCGCATCTTCTTCTCATGGACGCTGCACGCCATCGTCTATTTCTGGCTGATGCCGACCTACATCGCCTATTACACCATCGTGCCGCGCGCGATCGGCGGTCGCGTCTATTCCGACTCGATGGCGCGGATCTCCTTCATCCTGTTCCTGGTGGTGGCGATGCCGATCGGCATGCACCACACCTTTGCCGATCCGCAAGTAGGCGCCGGCTTCAAGTTCATCCATTCCGCCTTCACGGCGCTGGTCGCGCTGCCGACGCTGCTGACCGTATTCACGATCTGCGCCTCGGTCGAGATCGCGGCGCGGCTGCGCGGCGGCCGCGGCATGTTCGGCTGGATCGGGGCCCTGCCTTGGGACAATCCGATGATGCTGGCGCTGGCGTTCTCCTTCATCATGCTCGGCTTCGGCGGCGCCGGCGGCCTCATCAACATGAGCTATCAGCTCGATGCCTCGATCCACAACACGCAGTGGATCACCGGGCATTTCCACCTGATCTTCGGCGGCGCCATCGTCATCATGTACTTCGCGATCGCCTATGATCTCTGGCCGCATCTGACGGGCCGGGAGTTGATCGATATCCGCCTGATCCGCACCCAGCTCTGGCTGTGGTTCATCGGCATGATCGTGACGACGTTCCCGTGGCACTGGGTCGGCATTCTGGGGATGCCGCGCCGCATGGCCTATTTCGACTTCGGCGATCCCGCGATCGCACCGCAGGCATTCTCCGTCACCCTGTCGGCGATCGGCGGCTTCATCCTGCTGGCCTCGGGCATCATGTTCATCGTCATCCTGGCGCGTGGCATGCGCGCGCCTCAAATCGACGCCGGGCCCTATCGCTTCGCGCTCGCCGTGCATGAACCAAAGACGGTGCCGGTCGCACTCAACACCCACGCGCTATGGGTGGCACTGATGATCGGCCTCACCCTCACCAATTACGGCTATCCGATCCTGAATCTGGCGCTGAGTTCGGGCACCTCGGTGCCGGCCGTCTATGTGGGAGCGCAGTGA
- a CDS encoding cytochrome c oxidase subunit II, translating to MSAEETHHDSAEVAARVERRWATIAVIIIVMMALLAAFAGIHRATMPQPRVEITDPSRLHLSGEFVESNLGSVLEANGNVTVRAIGQQYSFTPACIVVPADTPITLRATSADVVHGILIQGTNVNTMLVPGYISEQLMRFAKTGDYLMPCQEFCSFGHEGMWGKVKVIDKTDFADRAKGGGRLSCVGQ from the coding sequence ATGAGCGCAGAGGAAACTCATCACGACAGCGCCGAGGTCGCGGCCCGCGTCGAGCGGCGCTGGGCGACCATCGCCGTGATCATCATCGTGATGATGGCGCTGCTGGCGGCTTTCGCCGGCATCCATCGCGCGACCATGCCGCAGCCGCGCGTCGAGATCACCGATCCCTCGCGCCTGCATCTGTCCGGCGAATTCGTCGAGAGCAATCTCGGCAGCGTGCTGGAGGCCAACGGCAACGTCACGGTGCGTGCAATCGGCCAGCAATATTCCTTCACGCCTGCCTGCATCGTGGTGCCCGCGGATACGCCGATCACGCTGCGGGCCACCAGCGCCGACGTCGTCCACGGCATCCTCATTCAGGGCACCAACGTCAACACCATGCTGGTGCCGGGCTACATCTCGGAGCAGCTGATGCGCTTCGCGAAAACCGGCGACTATCTGATGCCCTGCCAGGAGTTTTGCAGCTTTGGCCACGAGGGCATGTGGGGCAAGGTCAAGGTGATCGACAAGACCGATTTCGCCGATCGCGCGAAGGGTGGCGGGAGGCTGAGCTGTGTTGGTCAATAG
- a CDS encoding c-type cytochrome — translation MFARAAASVAVTITLATIDGAAAQTANQPPDTMAARVEACTPCHGNKGEGTSDVYFPRLAGKPAGYLYNQLLAFRSGRRKYPPMNYLLEFLPDPYLEAMAEYFAGEHPPLPQPAPSEVSKDVLAQGELLATSGDASRNIPACVSCHGPGLAGMQPGIPGLLGLRANYISAQLGAWRYGTRTAKSPDCMQQVAGHLTEADVTAVAAWLATRPAPTNPAPVPKGSYALPFGCGSQPN, via the coding sequence TTGTTCGCTCGCGCCGCGGCCTCGGTCGCCGTGACCATCACCTTGGCCACCATTGACGGTGCGGCCGCACAAACGGCCAACCAGCCGCCGGATACGATGGCGGCGCGGGTCGAGGCCTGCACGCCCTGTCACGGCAACAAGGGCGAAGGCACCAGCGACGTCTATTTCCCGCGGCTTGCCGGCAAGCCCGCCGGCTATCTCTATAATCAACTGCTCGCCTTCCGCAGCGGCCGCCGCAAATATCCGCCCATGAACTATCTGCTGGAGTTTCTGCCTGATCCGTATCTGGAGGCGATGGCGGAATATTTTGCCGGCGAACATCCGCCGCTGCCGCAGCCGGCGCCGAGCGAGGTCAGCAAGGACGTGCTGGCACAGGGCGAACTGCTCGCCACCAGCGGCGATGCCAGCCGCAATATTCCGGCCTGCGTAAGCTGCCATGGCCCGGGACTCGCAGGCATGCAACCCGGCATCCCCGGCCTGCTCGGCCTGCGCGCCAATTACATCAGCGCCCAGCTCGGCGCCTGGCGCTATGGCACTCGCACGGCGAAATCGCCAGACTGCATGCAGCAAGTCGCAGGCCATCTGACCGAGGCCGACGTCACCGCGGTCGCGGCCTGGCTCGCGACACGACCGGCGCCCACGAACCCGGCTCCCGTGCCGAAAGGCAGCTACGCGCTGCCTTTCGGCTGCGGCAGCCAGCCCAACTGA
- a CDS encoding type II toxin-antitoxin system RatA family toxin has protein sequence MPKFSSKRRVNHSASEMFDLVADVERYPEFVPLCSALKVRQRMAKPDGTEVLVADMTVSFKLVKESFTSRVSLDRANQKILVEYLQGPFSNLENRWTFEPKGEGVCDVGFFLSYEFKSRMLALLMGSMFDAAFARFSSAFEKRADAIYGRPKLASS, from the coding sequence ATGCCCAAATTTTCGAGCAAGCGCCGTGTCAATCACAGCGCCTCCGAGATGTTCGATCTGGTCGCCGACGTCGAGCGCTACCCGGAATTCGTGCCGCTCTGCAGCGCGCTGAAGGTGCGCCAGCGCATGGCCAAGCCTGATGGCACCGAGGTGCTGGTCGCCGACATGACGGTCTCGTTCAAGCTGGTCAAGGAATCCTTCACCAGCCGCGTGAGCCTCGACCGCGCCAATCAGAAGATCCTGGTCGAATATCTCCAAGGTCCTTTCAGCAACCTGGAAAACCGCTGGACGTTCGAGCCCAAAGGTGAGGGCGTTTGCGACGTCGGTTTCTTCCTGTCTTACGAATTCAAGAGCCGCATGCTGGCGCTGCTGATGGGCTCGATGTTCGACGCCGCCTTCGCGCGGTTTTCGAGCGCGTTCGAAAAGCGCGCGGATGCGATCTACGGCCGGCCGAAGCTGGCGTCGTCGTAG
- a CDS encoding TonB-dependent receptor family protein, whose amino-acid sequence MSPSLGRGRSWRAGRTQGTVLLSWTASALLLPALAGEACLAQSAAPGAAVQLDPVVVEAPKSAAKPAAASRERVAARRGAAKPQPRRGDNPGDEVAGHAAPPASVQERFEALAGGVALARREDLSPTGNPTVSRALSGVPGVVVQNFFGGNDQPRIQIRGSGLQQNPVERGLLVLQNGLPINRADGSYIVGFANPQQAEAIEVYRGYIANRLGATVLGGALNFVSPTGSSSLGTQAAISGGSFGQINASAQTGGRKDNVDALVQADFSRRDGFRDYNSSERSSFNANVGAVLSENVSTRFFIGYTDLGFDVAGPLTKSAMQANPRQVFAGPTFIPPSTSINPGPNVVRDRPRREAEQFVAGSRTTATFDAHLFDVALGYTHTDDMFRFPISSGVRATRGDDATGVFRYAYKPDSAAALPLLETTAQYSVGSADRENFINQAGQTGAKFGESRLDATTLALHTGLNLPVWDRITVSPAIAYGYATRDNDDVYRSATRPTIAYNPANPTMLLPNGAVPTQSSSYARSYSAWSPSLGVTFRPVAGQTIFAAVSRSFEPPSHDDLLATVNGTPNSSAGRPTPGNPGLVAAAFATPDLKAQTATTVEGGWRGRAGILSWDAVSYYSWVDNELLSLRDSTGALMAAFNADRTTHLGVELGLGVRITPRLTGRVAYTYQDFRFDNDPLRGNNRLAGAPPHLVNAVLQYQATDAWKLEGAVRWSPGHMPVDNMNTLFADPFVVADVRTEYRISERFAVFGEITNLFNATYAASTLIVDQARPDQAAFMPGDGRGYYGGIRARF is encoded by the coding sequence ATGAGTCCGTCGTTGGGGCGAGGGCGTTCGTGGCGCGCAGGCAGAACGCAAGGCACGGTGCTGCTGTCCTGGACGGCGTCTGCCTTGCTGCTGCCGGCCCTTGCCGGAGAGGCTTGCCTGGCGCAATCGGCGGCGCCGGGCGCGGCGGTCCAGCTCGATCCTGTCGTGGTGGAGGCACCGAAGAGCGCGGCGAAGCCCGCGGCGGCATCTCGCGAGAGGGTCGCGGCGCGGCGCGGCGCCGCCAAGCCGCAACCTCGCAGAGGTGACAATCCCGGCGACGAGGTTGCAGGGCATGCTGCCCCGCCCGCATCGGTGCAGGAGCGCTTCGAGGCGCTCGCGGGCGGCGTCGCGCTGGCCCGGCGCGAGGATCTCTCGCCCACGGGAAATCCAACCGTGTCGCGTGCCCTCAGCGGCGTTCCCGGTGTCGTGGTGCAGAACTTCTTCGGCGGCAACGACCAGCCGCGTATCCAGATCCGTGGCTCCGGTCTGCAGCAGAATCCGGTCGAGCGCGGGCTGCTGGTGCTTCAGAACGGCCTGCCCATCAACCGGGCGGACGGCTCCTACATCGTCGGCTTCGCCAACCCGCAACAGGCGGAGGCCATCGAGGTCTATCGCGGCTACATCGCCAACCGCCTCGGCGCCACCGTGCTCGGCGGTGCGCTGAATTTCGTATCGCCGACGGGATCGTCCTCGCTGGGCACGCAGGCCGCCATCAGCGGCGGCAGCTTCGGCCAGATCAATGCCAGCGCGCAGACCGGCGGCAGGAAAGACAATGTGGACGCGCTGGTGCAGGCCGATTTCAGCCGTCGCGACGGCTTTCGCGACTACAACAGCTCCGAGCGCAGCAGTTTCAATGCCAATGTCGGCGCCGTGCTGTCCGAGAACGTCAGCACGCGCTTCTTCATCGGCTACACCGATCTCGGCTTCGATGTGGCGGGACCGCTGACCAAGAGCGCAATGCAGGCCAATCCGCGGCAGGTGTTTGCCGGGCCGACCTTCATCCCGCCGTCGACCTCGATCAATCCGGGGCCGAACGTCGTGCGTGACCGGCCGCGCCGCGAGGCCGAGCAGTTCGTGGCGGGCTCGCGGACCACCGCGACGTTCGACGCGCATCTGTTCGACGTCGCGCTCGGCTATACCCACACCGACGACATGTTCCGCTTTCCGATCTCCTCAGGCGTTCGCGCCACGCGGGGTGACGATGCGACCGGCGTCTTCCGCTACGCCTACAAGCCCGACAGCGCGGCGGCGTTACCGCTGCTCGAAACGACCGCGCAATATTCGGTGGGATCGGCGGATCGGGAGAATTTCATCAACCAGGCCGGGCAGACCGGCGCCAAGTTCGGCGAGAGCCGGCTCGATGCCACCACGCTGGCGCTGCATACCGGCCTCAATCTGCCGGTCTGGGACCGGATCACCGTCTCGCCGGCGATCGCCTATGGCTACGCCACGCGCGACAATGACGACGTCTACCGGAGTGCGACGCGGCCGACGATTGCCTACAATCCGGCAAATCCGACGATGCTGCTGCCGAACGGCGCGGTGCCGACGCAGAGCTCGAGCTATGCACGCAGCTATTCGGCGTGGAGCCCCAGCCTCGGCGTGACCTTCCGCCCCGTGGCCGGCCAAACCATCTTTGCCGCGGTCAGCCGCAGCTTCGAGCCGCCCTCGCATGACGATCTGCTCGCGACGGTCAACGGGACGCCGAACAGCAGTGCCGGGCGGCCGACGCCGGGCAATCCGGGCCTCGTCGCAGCGGCATTCGCGACGCCCGATCTGAAGGCCCAGACCGCCACCACCGTTGAGGGCGGCTGGCGCGGCCGCGCGGGCATCCTGTCGTGGGACGCGGTCAGCTACTATTCCTGGGTCGACAACGAGCTCTTGAGCCTGCGCGACTCCACCGGCGCGCTGATGGCGGCGTTCAATGCCGACCGCACCACGCATCTCGGCGTCGAGCTCGGCCTCGGCGTCAGGATCACGCCGCGGCTGACCGGCCGCGTCGCCTACACCTACCAGGACTTCCGCTTCGACAACGATCCGCTGCGCGGCAACAACCGTCTGGCCGGCGCGCCGCCGCATCTCGTCAACGCGGTCCTGCAATATCAGGCGACCGACGCCTGGAAGCTGGAAGGCGCGGTGCGCTGGAGCCCCGGCCACATGCCGGTCGACAACATGAACACGCTGTTTGCCGATCCGTTCGTGGTCGCCGATGTGCGCACCGAGTACCGGATCAGCGAGCGCTTCGCGGTGTTCGGCGAGATCACCAATCTGTTCAACGCGACCTATGCCGCGTCGACCCTGATCGTCGATCAGGCGCGGCCGGACCAGGCCGCGTTCATGCCCGGCGACGGACGCGGCTATTACGGCGGCATCCGGGCGCGGTTCTAA
- a CDS encoding cytochrome c codes for MMGSKLSTALISIKLLALAALTTAAQAQDKAQDKSSDIIARGEYLARAGDCTACHTAPEGRLFAGGRAMPTPFGTLYTSNITPDPDTGIGKWSADDFYKTMHSGRFPDGGLIYPAMPFASYTKVTRADSDAIFAYLRSIAPVNQKNKPHELRFPYDNRQLILGWRTLFFSEGEFKPDPKKSAEWNRGAYLVEGLGHCGMCHSPINALGGTSQSDAFKGGLIPMQNWYAPSLTSNREAGLGDWSIKDITDLLQTGVSMRGVVYGPMAEVVHNSLQYLNDEDTKAMAVYLKGIAEPSPPPPASSTLPTTESSLLISLGKTVYDKQCASCHGTQGEGKPPHWPPLANNQSIEMQSAVNPIRMVLNGGYPPGTRGNPMPYGMPPFAGLLSDNEIAAVVSYIRTAWGNRGTPVSAREANELRSAPLN; via the coding sequence ATGATGGGCTCGAAACTGTCGACCGCACTCATATCGATCAAGCTCCTGGCCCTCGCCGCGCTCACCACGGCCGCGCAGGCGCAAGACAAGGCTCAAGACAAGAGCAGCGACATCATCGCCCGCGGCGAATATCTCGCCCGTGCCGGCGATTGCACGGCCTGTCATACCGCGCCGGAGGGCCGCCTGTTCGCCGGCGGCCGCGCCATGCCGACGCCGTTCGGTACACTCTACACCTCCAACATCACGCCGGACCCGGATACCGGGATCGGCAAGTGGAGCGCCGACGACTTCTACAAGACCATGCACAGCGGCCGTTTCCCGGACGGCGGGTTGATCTATCCGGCCATGCCGTTCGCGTCCTACACCAAGGTCACGCGCGCCGACAGCGATGCGATCTTCGCGTATTTGCGCTCGATCGCGCCGGTGAATCAGAAGAACAAGCCGCATGAGCTGCGCTTTCCCTACGACAACCGCCAGCTCATCCTCGGCTGGCGCACGCTGTTCTTCAGCGAAGGCGAGTTCAAGCCCGATCCGAAGAAATCAGCGGAATGGAATCGCGGCGCCTATCTGGTCGAAGGCCTCGGCCATTGCGGCATGTGCCATTCGCCGATCAACGCGCTCGGCGGCACCTCGCAATCGGATGCCTTCAAGGGCGGCCTGATCCCGATGCAGAACTGGTACGCGCCCTCGCTCACCTCAAACCGCGAGGCCGGCCTCGGCGACTGGAGCATCAAGGACATCACCGACCTGCTGCAGACCGGCGTCTCCATGCGCGGCGTGGTCTACGGTCCGATGGCCGAGGTCGTGCACAACAGCCTGCAATATCTCAACGACGAGGACACTAAGGCGATGGCGGTGTACCTCAAGGGCATCGCGGAGCCCTCGCCTCCGCCGCCGGCAAGCTCGACGCTGCCGACCACCGAGAGCAGCCTGCTGATCAGCCTCGGCAAGACCGTCTACGACAAGCAGTGCGCGAGCTGTCATGGCACGCAGGGCGAAGGCAAGCCGCCGCACTGGCCGCCGCTCGCCAACAACCAGTCGATCGAGATGCAGTCGGCGGTCAATCCGATCCGCATGGTGCTCAATGGCGGCTATCCACCGGGCACCAGGGGCAACCCGATGCCCTACGGCATGCCGCCTTTCGCTGGCCTCCTGTCCGACAACGAGATCGCCGCCGTCGTCTCCTACATCCGCACCGCCTGGGGCAATCGCGGCACGCCGGTCTCGGCGCGCGAGGCCAACGAGCTGCGCTCCGCACCGCTGAATTGA
- a CDS encoding c-type cytochrome codes for MSTRDLFTLRNSHFRTGVGITAAILVVTAIAGFIVLPFAQPWVQFAGVWDAICSAAGVPQRAASVTAPEQAKRLSEVVLTSNTLSRPSQEAIGRGATLAQRCAICHGPTGVSRADSPNLAGQYAAVIYKELHDFRSGARANAVMSPFAINLTDQEIADLSNYYAYLPRLPAYHPTPQLPKPNIVIYGAPMRGIAPCGSCHGSLDNKTGSPWLEGQSEAYMKAQLHAFASGERRNDISQQMRNIARGMTPQEIEQAAAYYASQPPDVVKAVD; via the coding sequence ATGAGCACGCGCGACCTCTTTACTCTCCGCAACAGCCATTTCAGGACTGGCGTCGGCATCACCGCCGCGATCCTCGTCGTCACCGCGATTGCCGGCTTCATTGTGCTGCCTTTCGCACAGCCCTGGGTTCAGTTCGCCGGCGTCTGGGATGCGATCTGCAGCGCCGCCGGCGTACCGCAGCGTGCGGCCAGCGTCACGGCGCCCGAGCAGGCAAAACGCCTGTCCGAGGTCGTGCTGACCTCGAACACGTTGTCACGTCCGAGCCAGGAGGCGATCGGGCGCGGCGCGACGCTGGCGCAGCGCTGCGCGATCTGTCATGGCCCCACCGGCGTCAGCCGCGCGGACTCGCCCAATCTCGCCGGCCAGTATGCGGCCGTGATCTACAAGGAGCTGCACGATTTCCGCTCCGGTGCGCGCGCCAATGCCGTGATGTCGCCGTTCGCGATCAACCTGACCGACCAGGAGATCGCCGATCTCTCCAACTATTACGCCTATCTGCCGCGGCTTCCAGCCTATCATCCGACGCCGCAACTGCCGAAACCCAACATCGTCATCTACGGCGCGCCGATGCGCGGGATCGCGCCCTGCGGCTCCTGCCATGGCAGCCTCGACAACAAGACCGGCAGCCCGTGGCTAGAGGGACAGTCCGAAGCCTACATGAAGGCGCAGCTTCACGCCTTCGCCTCCGGTGAACGGCGCAACGACATCAGCCAGCAGATGCGCAACATCGCCCGCGGAATGACGCCGCAGGAGATCGAGCAGGCCGCGGCGTACTACGCCTCGCAGCCGCCTGATGTGGTGAAGGCGGTGGATTGA